The Brassica oleracea var. oleracea cultivar TO1000 chromosome C6, BOL, whole genome shotgun sequence genome includes a region encoding these proteins:
- the LOC106300192 gene encoding ruBisCO large subunit-binding protein subunit beta, chloroplastic, with amino-acid sequence MASTFTATSSIGSMVAPNGHKSDKKLMNKLFSSSFGRRQNVCPRLRRSSPAIVCAAKELHFNKDGTTIRKLQAGVNKLADLVGVTLGPKGRNVVLESKYGSPRIVNDGVTVAREVELEDPVENIGAKLVRQAAAKTNDLAGDGTTTSVVLAQGFIAEGVKVVAAGANPVLITRGIEKTAKALVAELKKMSKEVEDSELADVAAVSAGNNEEIGSMIAEAMSRVGRKGVVTLEEGKSAENALYVVEGMQFDRGYISPYFVTDSEKMSVEFDNCKLLLVDKKITNARDLVGVLEDAIRGGYPILIIAEDIEQEALATLVVNKLRGTLKIAALRAPGFGERKSQYLDDIAILTGATVIREEVGLSLDKAGKEVLGHAAKVVLTKETSTIVGDGSTQDAVQKRVTQIKNLIEQAEQDYEKEKLNERIAKLSGGVAVIQVGAQTETELKEKKLRVEDALNATKAAVEEGIVVGGGCTLLRLASKVDAIKAALENDEEKVGADIVKRALSYPLKLIAKNAGVNGSVVSEKVLSNENVKYGYNAATGKYEDLMAAGIIDPTKVVRCCLEHAASVAKTFLMSDCVVVEIKEPEPVPVGNPMDNSGYGY; translated from the exons ATGGCGTCAACTTTCACTGCAACGTCTTCCATTGGTTCAATGGTTGCTCCAAATGGTCACAAATCTGATAAGAAACTTATGAACAAGTTGTTTTCAAGCTCGTTCGGAAGGAGGCAGAACGTGTGCCCCAGGCTCAGAAGATCCAGTCCTGCAATTGTATGCGCAGCCAAGGAGTTGCATTTTAACAAAGACGGCACTACCATTAGGAAACTTCAA GCTGGTGTCAACAAGCTTGCAGACCTTGTTGGTGTGACACTTGGACCTAAAGGGAGAAACGTTGTTCTTGAGAGCAAGTATGGATCTCCAAGAATTGTTAATGATGGTGTGACCGTTGCAAGGGAG GTTGAGTTGGAAGATCCAGTTGAGAACATTGGTGCTAAGCTAGTCAGGCAAGCAGCTGCCAAGACCAATGACCTGGCCGGTGATGGTACCACAACATCTGTGGTTCTTGCTCAAGGTTTTATTGCTGAGGGTGTCAAG GTGGTGGCTGCTGGTGCCAACCCTGTTTTGATCACTAGAGGCATTGAGAAGACAGCAAAGGCTTTGGTTGCCGAGCTCAAGAAAATGTCCAAGGAG GTGGAAGACAGTGAACTTGCAGATGTGGCAGCTGTTAGTGCGGGTAACAACGAAGAGATTGGAAGTATGATTGCTGAAGCAATGAGCAGAGTTGGCAGGAAGGGTGTGGTGACACTTGAGGAGGGTAAAAGTGCTGAGAACGCACTCTACGTGGTGGAAGGAATGCAATTTGACCGCGGTTACATCTCCCCTTACTTTGTGACAGACAGTGAGAAAATGTCAGTTGAGTTCGACAACTGTAAG CTGCTTCTTGTTGACAAGAAAATCACCAATGCAAGGGATCTCGTTGGTGTTTTGGAGGATGCCATTAGAGGAGGATACCCAATTCTAATTATTGCAGAAGACATTGAGCAGGAGGCTTTAGCGACCCTTGTGGTTAACAAGCTTAGAGGTACACTGAAGATTGCAGCTCTCAGAGCTCCAGGATTTGGAGAGCGCAAGAGCCAATACCTTGACGATATTGCCATTCTCACTGGAG CAACTGTGATTCGTGAGGAAGTTGGTCTTTCACTGGACAAAGCTGGAAAAGAGGTTCTTGGACATGCCGCAAAGGTCGTCCTCACTAAAGAGACTTCGACCATTGTGGGTGATGGGAGCACACAGGACGCAGTGCAAAAGCGTGTTACACAAATTAAGAACCTTATTGAG CAAGCAGAGCAAGATTATGAGAAGGAAAAACTGAATGAGAGAATTGCAAAGCTCTCCGGTGGAGTTGCTGTGATTCAG GTCGGAGCACAAACTGAGACAGAACTCAAAGAGAAGAAACTGAGAGTTGAAGATGCTCTTAATGCTACAAAG GCTGCTGTTGAGGAAGGTATTGTAGTTGGTGGTGGTTGTACTCTGCTTCGGCTTGCTTCCAAGGTTGATGCCATTAAAGCCGCACTTGAAAATGATGAAGAAAAG GTTGGTGCGGATATAGTGAAAAGAGCACTGAGTTACCCTCTGAAACTGATTGCCAAGAATGCTGGAGTCAATGGAAGCGTAGTTAGCGAGAAG GTGCTTTCTAACGAGAACGTGAAATACGGTTACAATGCTGCAACCGGCAAGTACGAGGATTTAATGGCTGCAGGAATCATTGATCCAACAAAG GTTGTGAGGTGTTGTTTGGAACACGCAGCTTCGGTTGCAAAGACATTCTTGATGTCAGACTGTGTTGTTGTTGAGATCAAGGAACCTGAGCCAGTTCCCGTAGGCAACCCAATGGACAACTCAG GATATGGATACTGA
- the LOC106296382 gene encoding DNA/RNA-binding protein KIN17 produces MGKNDFLTPKAMANRMKAKGLQKLRWYCQMCQKQCRDENGFKCHCMSESHQRQMQVFGQNPTRVVEGYSEEFETTFLDLMRRSHRFSRIAATVVYNEYINDRHHVHMNSTEWATLTEFIKYLGKTGKCKVEETPKGWFITYIDRDSETLFKERLKNKRVKSDLAEEEKQEREIQRQIERASEMFNAGDEVETDVEKKKYEDLSLKSGVKVGFSLGGGIKQAVTTGGQARGESSKHMFEDEDDERGEKRKRSGGDSERRSALDELMREEEKKKERMNRKAYWLFQGITVKVMSKALAEKGYYKQKGVVREVIDNYVGEIEMLDSKHVLRVDQEELETVLPQIGGLVKIVNGAYRGSNAKLLGVDTDKFCAKVQIEKGVYEGRVIKSIEYEDICKLA; encoded by the coding sequence ATGGGAAAGAACGATTTTCTAACCCCGAAGGCGATGGCGAACCGGATGAAGGCGAAGGGTCTTCAGAAGCTCCGATGGTATTGCCAGATGTGCCAGAAACAGTGTCGTGACGAGAACGGCTTCAAGTGCCACTGTATGAGCGAGTCTCACCAGCGTCAGATGCAGGTGTTTGGCCAGAACCCCACTCGCGTCGTCGAAGGCTACTCCGAGGAGTTCGAGACGACCTTCCTCGATCTCATGCGGCGTAGCCACCGTTTCTCTCGTATCGCCGCCACCGTGGTTTACAACGAGTACATCAACGACAGGCACCATGTTCACATGAACTCGACGGAGTGGGCGACGTTGACGGAGTTTATAAAGTACTTGGGGAAGACTGGGAAGTGCAAGGTCGAAGAGACTCCTAAAGGTTGGTTCATTACTTATATCGATAGAGACTCGGAGACTTTGTTTAAGGAGAGGTTGAAGAATAAGAGGGTTAAGAGTGATTTGGCTGAGGAGGAGAAGCAAGAGAGGGAGATTCAGAGACAGATCGAAAGAGCTTCTGAGATGTTCAATGCTGGTGATGAGGTTGAAACTGATGTTGAGAAGAAGAAATATGAAGACTTGAGTTTGAAGAGTGGAGTCAAGGTTGGGTTCTCTCTTGGTGGAGGGATTAAACAGGCTGTTACTACGGGTGGTCAAGCGAGGGGGGAGAGCTCGAAACATATGTTTGAGGACGAAGACGACGAGAGAGGGGAGAAGAGGAAAAGGAGCGGAGGAGACTCGGAGAGGAGATCGGCTTTGGATGAGTTGATGAGGGAGGAAGAGAAGAAGAAGGAGAGGATGAATCGTAAAGCTTACTGGTTGTTCCAAGGGATCACTGTGAAGGTGATGAGTAAAGCTCTCGCAGAGAAAGGTTATTATAAGCAAAAGGGTGTTGTGAGGGAAGTGATTGACAACTATGTCGGGGAGATTGAAATGCTTGATTCTAAGCATGTGCTACGAGTTGATCAGGAGGAGCTTGAGACGGTGCTTCCACAGATTGGAGGGTTGGTGAAGATTGTGAATGGGGCCTATCGTGGTTCGAATGCCAAGTTGTTGGGTGTGGATACAGACAAGTTCTGTGCTAAAGTTCAGATTGAGAAAGGTGTCTACGAAGGAAGAGTCATTAAGTCTATTGAGTATGAAGACATATGTAAACTTGCATAG
- the LOC106300193 gene encoding uncharacterized protein LOC106300193 has product MSLAPTSYPSLYSLPRTQQNPALLTQPSFISAKSLFLSSNSWNTHVAKRRSFAVKASETEPTAKPEAGGGGGGEEKYETYEIEVEQPYGLKFRKGRDGGTYIDAILPGGFADKTGKFTVGDRVIATSAVFGTEIWPAAEYGRTMYTIRQRIGPLLMQMEKRYGKVDDSGELTEKEIIRAERNAGFISSRLREIQMQNYLRKKELKAQREKDLREGLQFSKNGKYEEALERFESVLGSKPTPDEASVASYNVACCYSKLNQVQAGLSALEEALKSGYEDFKRIRSDPDLENIRKSEAFDPLMKQFDESFINESAINAIKSLFGFNKK; this is encoded by the exons ATGTCTTTAGCTCCGACCAGTTATCCATCTCTCTATTCACTGCCAAGAACCCAGCAAAACCCTGCCTTGCTCACTCAACCCAGCTTCATTTCCGCCAAAAGTCTATTCCTTTCGAGCAATTCGTGGAATACCCATGTGGCAAAACGCCGGAGTTTCGCTGTGAAGGCATCGGAGACAGAGCCCACAGCCAAACCTGAAGCAGGAGGAGGAGGAGGAGGAGAAGAGAAGTACGAAACATATGAGATAGAAGTGGAGCAGCCTTATGGTTTGAAATTCAGGAAAGGAAGAGATGGTGGCACTTACATTGACGCTATCTTGCCTGGTGGATTTGCCGATAAAACCGGAAAATTCACAGTCGGAGACAGAGTTATTGCCACAAG TGCAGTGTTTGGAACAGAGATTTGGCCTGCAGCTGAGTACGGTAGGACTATGTACACCATCCGTCAGCGAATTGGTCCTTTGCTTATGCAGATGGAGAAGCGATATG GTAAGGTGGATGATTCTGGTGAGTTAACAGAGAAAGAGATAATAAGAGCTGAGAGAAATGCCGGATTCATTAGCAGTAGGTTGAGAGAGATTCAG ATGCAAAACTATTTGAGGAAGAAAGAACTGAAAGCTCAACGGGAGAAGGATCTTCGTGAAGGGCTTCAGTTTTCCAA GAATGGTAAATATGAGGAAGCACTGGAGAGGTTTGAGTCTGTGTTAGGCTCTAAACCAACACCAGATGAAGCATCAGTTGCAAGTTACAATGTTGCTTGTTGCTACTCTAAACTTAATCAG GTTCAAGCTGGTCTCTCTGCTCTGGAAGAAGCATTGAAGTCAGGATATGAAGATTTCAAG AGAATCCGAAGCGATCCAGATCTGGAAAACATCAGGAAGTCAGAAGCTTTCGATCCACTCATGAAGCAATTTGATGAATCTTTCATCAACGAGAGTGCCATTAACGCCATCAAATCCTTGTTTGGCTTTAACAAGAAATAG